The Haloarcula laminariae genomic sequence GACGCCCCGGGTCTCCCCGTCGGTGACGTACGTCCGGAGGTTCAACTCGCCGAACGCGCGGCCGATGGGACTCCCCCGCGGGCGGATGTCCCGCATCTCGAAGGGGACGACACCGAGCCACGCCTGCCCGTTCTTGATATCGACGGTCAGCCCGTCCGGGAGCGTCGCCGCGACGACGCTCGGCTCGACCGGCCAGTGACAGAAGCCAACGTCCCGCCACTCCATCCGTAACAGGTCCATAGCGGGCGTTTGGGACTCGACGATCATCGGAGTGGCGTGGGGTGAGTCACCGTGTCCCACTAAAACTTTCACCCTGACGCTCACACTGTCGCGTATGGAGTTCGACGTCATCCAGGGTGACATCGCCGCCCAGTCCGCCGACGCGCTGGTCAACGCGGCAAACACCAGCCTCCGGATGGGGTCGGGCGTCGCCGGGGCGCTCAAGCGGGCGGCCGGGTCCGGCATCGACGACGAGGCCGTCGCCAAGGGGCCGGTCGAACTCGGCGGTGTGGCGACGACGGAGGCCTACCGGCTGGACGCCGACTACGTCGTCCACGCCGCGGCGATGCCCGCCGGCGGCCAGGCGACGGCGGCGAGCATCCGCGACGCGACCCGGAACGCGCTGGCGGAGGCCGACGCGTTGAACTGCCAGTCGCTGGTCATGCCGGCGATTGGCTGTGGCATCGCCGGCTTCGATTTCGACGAGGGCGTCCGCATCATCTCGGAGGAGCTCGCCGCCTTCGAGCCCGACTCGCTGTCGGACGTGTCCCTCATCGCCTACGACGCCGACGAGTTCGAGCGGATGCGACAGGTAGCGACGGAGGTCCGGGCGTGAGCGGCGACGGCTCCGCCACCGACGCTGACGGCCCCGCGGAGCCGGTCGTCTGTCCGGTCTGTGGCGCCGGCTTCGAGTCCGTCTCGGTCCACGACGAGGGGCTGATGGTGAACATGCGCGACAACGACCGCTACCAGCGGGTCTGCCTGGAACCGGTCAGCGACGACGGGACGGCGCTCATCCGGTTTTTCCACCACACCCACGAGCAGGCCGGGAGCGACGGGCCCGGGAGCCCGGGGGGACGGATACCGTGACCGAACAGGCGTCCCGGCCGCCGTCGCGCTGGTGGCTCCCCATCGCGGGTATCGTCGCGGTGATGGTCGCTCAGGCGGCTACGACCGTACTCCTGCCGCCGGACCCGGTCACGACGCTGCCGCTCCTGCCGCTCGCCGCTGCCGGGTTCGTCCTCACTATCTGCTCGCCGGTCTGTGTCCACCTCGACCGGCGGTACGTCACCGCCGTCTCCGACTGGGTGCCCTCGGGCTGGTACTACTGGATGGCGCTGCCACCGCTGACGCTCGTGCTGGCGCCGCTGTATCTCCTCCGGCGCCATCAGCACGTCGGCGTACCCTGACGGGGTCGGTAGTCTCGTTCCGTCGAGGCGCGATTCGAGGGCGGCTGTCGCTGTGTTCTACAACCTGCTGCTCCGCGGGTCGCTTCGCTCCCCGCTCCGCTTCGAGGTCCTTTCCCTCGGTCAGCACCTCGCTCCTGCTCCGCGGGTCGCTTCGCTCCCCGC encodes the following:
- a CDS encoding macro domain-containing protein, with the translated sequence MEFDVIQGDIAAQSADALVNAANTSLRMGSGVAGALKRAAGSGIDDEAVAKGPVELGGVATTEAYRLDADYVVHAAAMPAGGQATAASIRDATRNALAEADALNCQSLVMPAIGCGIAGFDFDEGVRIISEELAAFEPDSLSDVSLIAYDADEFERMRQVATEVRA
- a CDS encoding DUF2225 domain-containing protein; its protein translation is MSGDGSATDADGPAEPVVCPVCGAGFESVSVHDEGLMVNMRDNDRYQRVCLEPVSDDGTALIRFFHHTHEQAGSDGPGSPGGRIP